The genome window GGTGCAGCCCGGTGCGCGCCGCCCGCCCGGGCGCGACGGCCGCGGGCGGCAGGTTCACCAGCCGCTCCAGCAGGGCCTCCACCGGCGCCGCCCCGGCCGTCGAGGCGATGTCGAAGGCCACCCAGCCGTCGGTCTGCTCGGTGACGGAGGTGCCGGGCGCGGCCGCGGCCACCAGGGCCGCGAAATCCTCGGTGCCCCGGCCCGGCGCCTCGATCATCCACTGCTCCGGCCCGGTCCAGAACGCGCCGGCACCGGCACCCGCCGCCAGCCCGCCCGGCCCGGGCAGCGCCAGCCCGAAAGGCGCCGGAACCGGCGCGCCACGCCGCAGCGCCAGCGAGGCCAGTGCCAGGTCCGGCGTCTCCTCCAGGCTCAGCACCCCGTGCACCGCCCGACGCGGCGCGCCGTCGCCCAGCGCGGTGACGGCGGCGAGCGGCGGGCCTGCCTCAAGGGGCGCACGGCCGCCCGAGGCAGACGGACGGCCGATGCCGTCGAAGGCAAGCCCGATGCCGCCAGGCGCGGCGGGACCGCCGGTGCCGCCCGCGACGGGGGGACCGCCGGAAACAGGGGGATCACCGGCGCTGTCGGCAGGAAACGGGGCGCTGGCACTGCCGGCGAAGTGCGCGATTCCGGCGGAGCGCGGGATGCCGGCACTGCCGCCGGGAAACGGAATGCCGGCGCTGCCAGCGGGAAGCGGGATGTCGGCGCTGCCGCCGGGAAGCGGGATGTCGGCGCCGCTGGCGGGACGTGGAATGTCGGCGCTGCCAACGGAGAGCGCACTTCCGGCGCTGACGGCGGAGAGCGCGGGGCCGGCGGACACGGGGGCACCGGCGGTGACGGAGGTGGGGCGAGTGTCAGCGCCATCGGCAGACAGGGCAGCGCCGGCCGAGGCGGGAATGCCGGCGGTGACGGAGGTGCCGGCGGCGATGGGGGCGCCAGCGGCTATGGGAGCGTTGGCGGCGATGGGAGCGCCAGCGGCGATGGGGGCGTCGGCCGTAACGGGAGTGCCGGAGATGCCGGCTGTGAGGGGAGTGCGGTCAGCCACGGAGACGTTCTCCTTCCGGGTCCACGAAATGCGCCGGGACCACGCGCAGCGCGGCGCTGTCGCCCTCCAGCGGGTTGGCGGCGAGGATTACCTCGCCCAGCCGCGCGTCCCCGCGCTCCAGGAAGCCCAGCCCGATGGCATGGCCCAGGTGCGGCGAGTGGCAGGCCGAGGTGACCCAGCCCTCGCTGCCCCGCAGGTCCTGCACGGCGCCGCGCGCGAAGAGATGCGCCCCGGGCGTCACGCGCCCGGCTTCGGCCACCGGCGCCAGCCCGACGAGGCGGCGCGCGTCGCCCGCCAGCCCGGCGCGGCGCGACATCACGGCGCCGATGGCGTCCTTCTTCGCCGAGACCATCCGCCCCAGCCCCAGCATGGCCGCGGTGCTCTGGCCGTTGATCTCGGCGCCCGCCGCGTGGCCCTTCTCGATGCGCAGCACCGAGAGCGCCTCCGTGCCGTAGGGGGTGGCCCCGAGGTCCGCGCCCGCCTCCACCAGCCGCTGCATCAGCGCCGCCCCGAAGCGCGCGGGCACCGCCAGCTCGTAGGCCAGCTCCCCGGAGAAGGAGATGCGGAACAGCCGGGCGCGCAGCCCCGCCACCCGCACCGCGCCGCAGGCCATGAAGGGGAAGGCTTCGTTCGAGAGGTCCGCCCCCTCCACCACCCGCTCCAGCAGCGCGCGCGAAGCGGGCCCCGCCACGGCGATCTGCGCCCAGGCGTCGGTGGTGGAGATGAGCTGCACGTCCAGCCCCGGCCACAGCCCCTGCCGGGCGAACTCCATGTGCCGGTACACCGCGCCCGCGTTCGCCGTGGTGGTGGTGACGACGAAATGCTCCGCCCCCAGCCGGGCGCAGGTGCCGTCATCCCAGGCGAACCCGTCCTCGCGCAGCATCAGCCCGTAGCGCACCCGGCCCACCTTCAGCGTGGACATGGTGTTGGCATAGATCCGGTCCAGGAACGGGGCCGCATCGGCGCCCTGCACGTCCACCTTGCCCAGGGTGGTCACGTCGCACAGGCCCACGGCGGCGCGCACGGCGCGGGCCTCGCGGTCCACGCTCTCGCGCCAGTGGGTCTCGCCGGGCCGCGGGAAATACTGCGCCCGCATCCAGGCCCCGGCCTCGGTGAACACCGCGCCGCGCGCGGCCGCCCAGCCATGCGTGGGCGTGAGGCGACGGGGGCGGAACTCCGGCCCGCTGTCCCCGCCGCCCAGCACCGAGAGCGACACGCCGGTGTAGGGCGGGCGGAACACCGTGGTTCCGGTCTGCGGAATGCTGCGGCCGGTGAGCCCGGCCATCACCGCGATGCCGGTCACGTTCGCGGTCTTGCCCTGGTCGGTGGCCATGCCCAGCGTGGTCCAGCGCTTGAGGTGCTCCACGGCGCGCATGTTCTCGCGGTGGGCGAGGGCGATGTCCTTCACCGTCACGTCGTTCTGGAAATCCACCCAGGCGCGGCGGCGGCCCGGCACGTGCCAGAGCGGTTCCTGGCGCAGGGGGGCGTCCTCGGCCTCCGGCAGGGCGGGGGCCGCGGCCCCGATGCCGATCTGCGCCAGCGCGGCGCGGGCGGCGCGCACGCCGTCGCGCAGCGCCGCGGCGGTGCTGCCCTGCCCGGCGCAGGCCCCGGCGGCGTGCAGGCCCGGAGGGCCCTCCGGCCCGGGCAGGAAGGCCGCGAGGCCGTCGTCCCACACCGGCCGCCCGCGGTGGTGCGAGGTGAGGTGCAGGTTCGGGTTCCAGCCGCCGGACACGCCGAGCGCCGCGCAATCGTGCCACTCCGCCCGCCCGCCGCGGCTGATCTCGATCGCGCGCAGCCCCAGCCTGCCGCGCGTGCCCGTCACCCGTGCCCCGGCGAAAACCTCGTAGCCCGCGCCGCGCGGCGCGTCCTCCCGGCTGTCGACCACGCCCAGCAGCGGCACGCCGGCGGCAAGCAGGTCACGCGCGGTGCGGTGGCCGTCGTCACCGCTGGTGAACACCGCCACCGGCCGGCCCGCCGGCGCCGGGCACACCGCCCAGCGGTTGGCATAGGCGCGCAGCGCGCCGGCCAGCATCACGCCCGGCCGGTCGTTGTCGGCGAAGGGAATATGGCGCTCGGTGGCGCCGGCGGCCAGCACGGTGCGGCGCGCGGTGATGCGCCACAGCGTCTGGCGCACCAGCGCGCCGGGCGCGGCCAGGTGGTCGGCCACCCGCTCCACCGCGCCGTAGACCCCGTGATCATAGGCGCCGAACACCGTGGTGCGCGGCAGGATGCGCACGCAGCCCAGGTGCTCCAGCTCGGCGCGCACTCGCGCCACCCAGGCCACCGCCGGGGCGCCGTCCAGCGGGTCGGCCTCCGCCAGCAGCCGGCCGCCCAGGGCGAAATCCTCCTCCGCCAGCACCACCCGTGCCCCGGCCCGCCCGGCGGTGAGCGCGGCGCTGAGCCCCGCCGCCCCGGCGCCGATCACCAGCAGGTCGCAGTGCAGGAAGCCGCGGTCGTAGCCGTCGGGGTCCGGCAGGCCGGAGAGCCGGCCCAGCCCGGCCGCGCGGCGGATCATCGGCTCGTAGACCCGCTCCCAGAAGGCGCGCGGCCACATGAAGGTCTTGTAGTAGAAGCCGGCCGCCAGGAAGGGCGCCGCGAGGTCGTTCACCGCCAGCAGGTCGCAGCGCAGGGACCCGAGGTGGTTCTGGCTGCGTGCCTCCAGCCCGTCGTAGAGCTCGGCCACCGTGGCGCGGGTGTTGGGTTCGGCCCGCGCGCCGGTGCGCAGTTCCACAAGCGCGTTCGGTTCCTCCGACCCGGCCGAGACCGGCCCGCGCGGCCGGTGATACTTGAAGCTCCGCCCCATCAGCGTCACGTCGCTGGCCAGCAGCGCCGAGGCCAGCGTGTCTCCCGGGTGGCCGGTGTAGGCGCGCCCGTCGAAGGTGAACCCCAGCGTGCGGCTGCGGTCGATGAGCCCGCCCGCGAGCCGGCTCATGACCGCCCCTCCGGCGCCACGTCACCCGTCGCGCCGCCCGCCATGCGCCCGCCCGCACCCCGCGCCGGGCCAGGGCTCCGGCCCTCGACCGCCCCGCGGATCACGTCGCCGTCCGGGCTCTCGGGCACCTCCCCCGCCGGACCGGCGTTCGGCGCCCCGGAAAGGCTCCGCGCCGCGCCCCCGGACAGGTTGCCCGACAGTCCGGGGCCCGGGTCTCCGCCCATGCCGCCCGCCACCGCGCCGTCCACCGCATCGCGGCTCGCCGCGTTCGCCACCGCGCCATCCGCCGCATCACGGCCCACGCCGTCCGCCACCGCGCCATCCGCCGCATCGCGGCCCATGCCGCCCGCCACCGCGCCTTCCGCCACATCGCGGCCCGCGCCGTCCGCCACCGCGCCTTCCGCCACATCGCGGCCCGCGCCGTCCACCACCGCGCTGTCCGCCCCATCGCGGCCCATGCCGCCCGCCACCGCGCCGTCCACCGCATCGCGGCTCGCGCCGTCCGCCATCGCGCGGCCTGCGCCGCCTGTCACCTCGCGGCCCGTGCTCCGCGCGCCGGCCTCGCTCCTCGGCACGTCGCGCGCCAGTTCCGCGCGCAAGATCTCGTGAGTGAGCGTGTTGCGCGTGACCACCAGCCAGGAGCGGTCGCCCTGCTCGTGGAACCACAGTTCGCGGTGCAGCCCGGCGGGGTTGTCGCGCAGGTAGACGTAGTCGCAGAAGGCGGCCTCCGCGCCCGGTGCCTCCGGGTCCGGCCGGGCCAGCAGGGCGGCGTCGCCGAGACAGGTGAACTCCTGCGCGTCACGCAGGCCGAGAAGGGGATGGGGGATCAGCATGCGCGCGCCTCAGTGCAGGTTGGGCTGGGCGCCGGCGCCCCGCTCATCGATGACATGGCCGCGGGCGAACCGGTCCAGCCGGAAGGCGGTGGCGGTCTCGTGGCTCTCGCCGGTCGCCAGCAGATGCGCGAAGGCCCAGCCGGAAGCGGGCGTGGCCTTGAACCCGCCGTAGCACCAGCCGCCGTTGAGGTAGAGCCCGTCGACCGGGGTGCGGTCGATGATCGGCGAGCCGTCCATGGTCATGTCCACCAGCCCGCCCCAGGCGCGCAGCAGCCGCGCGCGGCCCAGCATCGGCATCAGCGCCATGCCCCCCTCCGCCACGTCCTCCACCACGGCGAGGTTCCCGCGCTGCGCGTAGGAATTGTAGCCGTCGATGTCGCCCCCGAACACCAGCCCGCCCTTGTCGGACTGCGAGATGTAGAAATGCCCGGCGCCGAAGGTGATCACCCCGGGGATGACCGGCTTCAGCCCCTCGGAGACGAAGGCCTGCAGCACGTGGCTCTCCAGCGGCAGGCGCAGCCCGGCGAGGCCCATCACCCGGCCCGAGGAGCCGGCCACCGCCACGCCCACGCGCCCGGCGCCGATGTAGCCGCGCGTGGTCTCCACCCCGCGCACCCGGCCGGCCTCGATGCGAAAGCCGGTCACCTCGCAGTTCTGGATCAGGTCCACGCCGCGCGCATCGGCACCGCGGGCATAGCCCCAGGCCACGCCGTCATGCCGCGCGGTGCCGGCACGGGCCTGCATCAGCCCGCCCTTCACCGGGAAGCGGGCATTGTCGTAGTTCAGGAACGGGATCATGGCGCGCAGCTCCTCGCGCCCCAGCAGCCGCGCGTCCGCGCCGGCCAGCAGCATCGCGTTGCCCCGGCGGCGGTAGGCGTCGCGCTGCGCATCGGTGTGGTAGAGGTTCACGATGCCGCGCTGGCTCACCATGGAGTTGAAGTTGGTCTCCTGCTCCAGCCGCTCCCAGAGCTTCATGGAGAACTCGTAGAACGGCTCGTTGCCCGGCAGCAGGTAGTTGGAGCGGATGATGGTGGTGTTGCGCCCGGTGTTGCCGCCGCCCAGCCAGCCCTTCTCCAGCACCGCCACCCGGGCGGCGCCGAATTCCTTCGCCAGGTAGAAGGCGGTGGCCAGCCCGTGCCCGCCGCCGCCCACGATGACGATGTCATACTGCGGCTGCGGCGCCGGGCTCCGCCACAGCGGCCCCCAGCCCCTGTGCCCCCTCAGGGCTTCCCGCATGACCCGAAAACCGGAGAATCTCATGATGCCTGCTCCTTCACCGGGCGGAGGATCGCCGGGCGGGCGGGCGAAATCTGTTGCCGTTCACGCCGCTTTCGTGACATTTCGGGACATGGCCTCCATCCCTCTTCCGCCCGCCGCCCCGCAACGCATCGGCTTCCTGTTCGTGGAGGATTTCGCGCTGATGTCCGCCGCCTCGGCGGTGGAGCCGCTGCGCGCGGCCAACCTGCTCAGCGGGCGGCGGCTCTACCAGCCGGAGTTCCTTTCCGCCGAAGGGGGGTGGCTGCACAGCTCAGTGCACGGGGCGTTCCACACCACGGCATTCGCCCGGATGGGCAGCCCGCCGGACATGCTCTTCGTGGTGGCCGGCGGAAACCCGCTCGGCTTCGACGACCCGCGCCTCTTCTCCTGGCTGCGCCGGCTCGACAGGGGCGGCACCCCGCTGGGCGGCATCTCCGGCGGCGCGGCCATCCTTGCCGCCGCCGGGGTGATGGACCGCCGCCGCTACACCGTGCACTGGATGCATGTGGACGAGATGCGCGCGCTCTACCCGGAGGCGATGATCGAGCGCCGGCTGTTCGTGATCGACCGTGACCGCTACACCTGCGCCGGCGGCATGGCGCCGCTGGACATGATGCACGCGCTCATTACCGCGCGGCACGGCGCCGCCCTCGCCGGGGCGGTGAGCGACTGGTTCATCCATACCGGCATCCGCGAAGCCGGCGCCCCGCAGCAGGCGGACCCGGTGCTGAGCTACGGCGTGCATCACCCCGCCCTGGTGGCCATGCTGGGGCTGATGACCAGCCATATCGCCGACCCGCTCACCCTCGACGACCTTGCCAAGCTCAGCGGGGTGAGCGCGCGCCAGCTCGAACGCCTGTCGAAGGTCGGGCTGGGGGCGGGGGTGATGCGTTTCTACCGCGACCTGCGGCTGGACAAGGCGGAGGAGATCCTGCGGCGGACCGGCCTCTCGGTGGAGAGCATCGCCCAGGCCACCGGCTTCGCCGACCGCAGCCATTTCTCCCGCGCCTTCCGCCGCCGCTTCGGCACAGGCCCGGCCACCCGGCGCCGCGCGCTGCCCGGGCCCGGCGCCGGGGCGGAACAGTGACAATCTCGCACCGGAGGGTGAGCCGGGCCGGCAGCGGCCCGCCGCTTGCCTCTCCGGCGCAGAGGAGCGACAGCCCCGGCGCCGCGGCTTCCGGGCCGGGGCCCGAGGCGGCGCGGTGGGGAACAGCCGATCATCCCGGCACCTCCGGGCGTCTCATGCGCGGAAGCCCCGGCCCTGCGGCCCGGGCCGGCACCGTTCGGCATGTTCTGCACGCCCGGTGTCCTCTGTTGCGACGATGGGGGGAGAGCCTCCGGGGCTGGCGGCGGCAGGTCGTTGCGGCGGCTCCCCACTCCAGCGAAACGCCGCTCCGGGCGGCCGCCCGGTCCGACCGCCCCAGACGCCCGCGCCATCGCGCGGTGCGCGCCGGGGACGGGCAGAGGCCCGTCTCAAGCCTTGCGGGTGAACAGCCCGGCCAGCGGCTCCAGCACATAGGCGACCACCGGCAAGAGCAGGGCTCCGATGGCAAGGCCGATCACCCCGTCGATGGTCGCCGTCACCAGCCATTCCACGGAGGCCGCCACCTGTTCGGGAACCGCCTCCGCCGCGGCCACGGCGAGGTGGTGGATGCCGAGGTAGGGCCCCTCCAGGCCCAGTTCATACGCGCCATGCGTGATGATGGACCCGCCGACCCAGATCATCGCCGCCGTGCCCACGATCACCAGCAGCTTCAGGAACCACGGCATGTAGCGCACCACGCCCCGCCCCAGCCCGCGCAGCAGCGCCGAGCCGGAGCGCCTGGCGAGGGCGAGCCCCGCGTCATCGGCCTTCACGATCAGCCCGACCACGCCGTAGACCACGAAGGTGATCGCCGCCCCGGCCAGCGCCAGCGCACAGGCCTCGATCCAGATCGACTGGCCCTTCGGCAGGGCCGAGAGGATGATGGTCATGATCTCGGCGGAGAGGATGAAATCCGTCTTGATCGCGCCGCGCACCTTGCTCTCCTCCAGCCGGGCGCCCTGGAGCTTCTGGTCGTAGAGCTCCTCCTCATGGTGGTCGGCCGGGTTGAGCACGTGCCAGACCTTCTCCGCCCCCTCGAAGCACAGATAGGCGCCGCCCAGCATCAGCAGCGGCGAGATCGCCCAGGGCGCGAAGGCCGAGAGCAGCAGCGCCACCGGCAGCAGGATGACGATCTTGTTGAACAGCGAGCCGCGCGCGATCTTCCACACGATCGGGAGCTCGCGATCCGCGCTGAAGCCCTGCAGGTATTTCGGGGTGACCGCGGCATCGTCGATCAACGCCCCCGCGGCCTTGGAGGACGCCTTCACCGCCTGCCCCACGACATCGTCCACCGAGGCGGACGCGACCTTCGCGATCGCTGCCACATCGTCGAGTAGCGCCAGAAGTCCGCTCATGCCCTGCCCTTCGCCGGTTGACCCTGGCACAAGGATAGCGCGGCCCGGCCACCCGGCAATGAGCCGGAAGGACGCGCCCCGGCGCACCGGCCCCGTGCACGGCACCCTGAAGGCGCGCGCCATGGCCCCGGGGGGAGCGGCGGCGCCCGGGGCCGCGCGCCGTCTCCGGGATGGACGGCATTCACCTGAATTCACTCTTGCGTCAGGGCCGGGCACCGGTCCAGAATCGGCGGAAATCCGCCCCCGTCCGCAATACGCGGGGCCTGACCAGAACGGGGAGACGCCAGATGTCCACTGTACGCACGCCGCTCGAAGAGGCGATCGCCACATCGAAGAGCAACCGCAACGCCCGCCCCCCCGTGCGCGGCGCGGAGAACCGGCTGGAGCCGGAGTGCTGGCCCGCGCTCAACCCCGGGTTCACCTTCGACCAGGACTCGGGGATGTTCGTGATCGGCTCCTGCTTCGCGACCAACATCGAGAACTACCTGGAGGCGCGCGGCTATACCATGCTGTCGCGCAACGCCATCAAGGGCAGTTCCGTGCTGCCCGGGCACCTGAACAAGTACACCCCGGCCGCGATCCACCAGGAGGTGTCCTGGGCCCGCGCGATCTATGACCGCGACGACAGGATGACCGAGGAGGACGCCCGCGCCGTGCTGTTCATCTGCGAGGACGGCCGCGCCATCGACACCCAGTTGCATGTCTTCGAGCAGAAGCCGCTGGAGGAGGCGATCGAGCGCCGCCGCGTGGTCTACCAGACCTACCGCAACCTGTTTCGCGCCGACGTGGTTGTGATCACCCTCGGGCTCATCGAGGCCTGGTGGGACGACGTGCTGAAGATCTACATCCAGGAAACCCCCACCCGCCCGATGCAGCGCGAGGCCGGGCGGTTCTTCTTCGAGCGGCTGAGCTTCGCGAAATGCATGGGTTTCATGCGCGAGACCATCGAGCTGATCACCCGGGACCGGTC of Paroceanicella profunda contains these proteins:
- a CDS encoding sarcosine oxidase subunit alpha family protein; the encoded protein is MSRLAGGLIDRSRTLGFTFDGRAYTGHPGDTLASALLASDVTLMGRSFKYHRPRGPVSAGSEEPNALVELRTGARAEPNTRATVAELYDGLEARSQNHLGSLRCDLLAVNDLAAPFLAAGFYYKTFMWPRAFWERVYEPMIRRAAGLGRLSGLPDPDGYDRGFLHCDLLVIGAGAAGLSAALTAGRAGARVVLAEEDFALGGRLLAEADPLDGAPAVAWVARVRAELEHLGCVRILPRTTVFGAYDHGVYGAVERVADHLAAPGALVRQTLWRITARRTVLAAGATERHIPFADNDRPGVMLAGALRAYANRWAVCPAPAGRPVAVFTSGDDGHRTARDLLAAGVPLLGVVDSREDAPRGAGYEVFAGARVTGTRGRLGLRAIEISRGGRAEWHDCAALGVSGGWNPNLHLTSHHRGRPVWDDGLAAFLPGPEGPPGLHAAGACAGQGSTAAALRDGVRAARAALAQIGIGAAAPALPEAEDAPLRQEPLWHVPGRRRAWVDFQNDVTVKDIALAHRENMRAVEHLKRWTTLGMATDQGKTANVTGIAVMAGLTGRSIPQTGTTVFRPPYTGVSLSVLGGGDSGPEFRPRRLTPTHGWAAARGAVFTEAGAWMRAQYFPRPGETHWRESVDREARAVRAAVGLCDVTTLGKVDVQGADAAPFLDRIYANTMSTLKVGRVRYGLMLREDGFAWDDGTCARLGAEHFVVTTTTANAGAVYRHMEFARQGLWPGLDVQLISTTDAWAQIAVAGPASRALLERVVEGADLSNEAFPFMACGAVRVAGLRARLFRISFSGELAYELAVPARFGAALMQRLVEAGADLGATPYGTEALSVLRIEKGHAAGAEINGQSTAAMLGLGRMVSAKKDAIGAVMSRRAGLAGDARRLVGLAPVAEAGRVTPGAHLFARGAVQDLRGSEGWVTSACHSPHLGHAIGLGFLERGDARLGEVILAANPLEGDSAALRVVPAHFVDPEGERLRG
- a CDS encoding sarcosine oxidase subunit gamma produces the protein MADRTPLTAGISGTPVTADAPIAAGAPIAANAPIAAGAPIAAGTSVTAGIPASAGAALSADGADTRPTSVTAGAPVSAGPALSAVSAGSALSVGSADIPRPASGADIPLPGGSADIPLPAGSAGIPFPGGSAGIPRSAGIAHFAGSASAPFPADSAGDPPVSGGPPVAGGTGGPAAPGGIGLAFDGIGRPSASGGRAPLEAGPPLAAVTALGDGAPRRAVHGVLSLEETPDLALASLALRRGAPVPAPFGLALPGPGGLAAGAGAGAFWTGPEQWMIEAPGRGTEDFAALVAAAAPGTSVTEQTDGWVAFDIASTAGAAPVEALLERLVNLPPAAVAPGRAARTGLHHMSVFVLRRAEDRLSLLGMRSAAQSLWHVLDQALARQAARP
- a CDS encoding sarcosine oxidase subunit beta family protein, with amino-acid sequence MRFSGFRVMREALRGHRGWGPLWRSPAPQPQYDIVIVGGGGHGLATAFYLAKEFGAARVAVLEKGWLGGGNTGRNTTIIRSNYLLPGNEPFYEFSMKLWERLEQETNFNSMVSQRGIVNLYHTDAQRDAYRRRGNAMLLAGADARLLGREELRAMIPFLNYDNARFPVKGGLMQARAGTARHDGVAWGYARGADARGVDLIQNCEVTGFRIEAGRVRGVETTRGYIGAGRVGVAVAGSSGRVMGLAGLRLPLESHVLQAFVSEGLKPVIPGVITFGAGHFYISQSDKGGLVFGGDIDGYNSYAQRGNLAVVEDVAEGGMALMPMLGRARLLRAWGGLVDMTMDGSPIIDRTPVDGLYLNGGWCYGGFKATPASGWAFAHLLATGESHETATAFRLDRFARGHVIDERGAGAQPNLH
- a CDS encoding DUF808 domain-containing protein, whose amino-acid sequence is MSGLLALLDDVAAIAKVASASVDDVVGQAVKASSKAAGALIDDAAVTPKYLQGFSADRELPIVWKIARGSLFNKIVILLPVALLLSAFAPWAISPLLMLGGAYLCFEGAEKVWHVLNPADHHEEELYDQKLQGARLEESKVRGAIKTDFILSAEIMTIILSALPKGQSIWIEACALALAGAAITFVVYGVVGLIVKADDAGLALARRSGSALLRGLGRGVVRYMPWFLKLLVIVGTAAMIWVGGSIITHGAYELGLEGPYLGIHHLAVAAAEAVPEQVAASVEWLVTATIDGVIGLAIGALLLPVVAYVLEPLAGLFTRKA
- a CDS encoding GlxA family transcriptional regulator, yielding MASIPLPPAAPQRIGFLFVEDFALMSAASAVEPLRAANLLSGRRLYQPEFLSAEGGWLHSSVHGAFHTTAFARMGSPPDMLFVVAGGNPLGFDDPRLFSWLRRLDRGGTPLGGISGGAAILAAAGVMDRRRYTVHWMHVDEMRALYPEAMIERRLFVIDRDRYTCAGGMAPLDMMHALITARHGAALAGAVSDWFIHTGIREAGAPQQADPVLSYGVHHPALVAMLGLMTSHIADPLTLDDLAKLSGVSARQLERLSKVGLGAGVMRFYRDLRLDKAEEILRRTGLSVESIAQATGFADRSHFSRAFRRRFGTGPATRRRALPGPGAGAEQ